One Nitrospiria bacterium genomic window, TTCTCTTCAATCTTTTCCGGATCCATGCCATAGAGAGTTCGAAGCAAAGCTTGAGGACCCTGGTCCACAAACTCGTCAGGGATACCGATCCGTTTCACGCGGACATCAAACAGACCCTCATCCACGATAAATTCAGTTACGGCACTGCCAAACCCGCCCATTAAACCATGCTCTTCAACGGTGACCACATTTTTAACACGGCCAAGGACTTCCCGCAAAAGCTCGCCATCCAGCGGCTTCACAAAACGTGCGTTGATGACCGCAGCGGAAATCCCACGCTTCTCTAAACGCTGTGCAACCTCCATGCAGGGGGCCACCGTGTAGCCGATCCCGATTAAAACCACATCTTCTCCATCCTGCAACAGTTCGCCTTTACCGATGGGAAGTGTCTCAATTTCCTCATCTAAATGAACCCCGAGAGAGGAACCCCGAGGGTATCTTAAAGAGGTGGGGCCATTCCGCTCGATGGCTGTTTTGAGCATTCTCCTCATCTCATTTTCATCTTTCGGCGCCATGACCACCATGTTTGGAATGGTTCGAAGATAAGAATAATCCAACATACCATGATGGGTAGTTCCATCTTCTGCAACCATCCCCCCTCGATCCAAACACAATGTCACCGGCAAATTTTGTATGCAGACATCATGCACAATCTGGTCATAGGCTCTTTGGAGAAAGGTGGAATAGACGGCAACCACAGGCCGAAGCCCCTGGGCAGCCAGCCCTGCCGCAAAGGTCACGGCATGCTGTTCTGCAATTCCCACATCGTAAAACCGCTCGGGTATTTGTTCCTCAAAATAGTCCAGCCCGGTTCCCCCAGCCATTGCCGCAGTAATGGCAACAACCCGTTTATCTTTTTTCGCAAGGTCAACAATGGCTTTTGAAAAGATTTTAGTATAACTGGGAAGACCTGATTTCTTTTTGGATTTACCAGTTTGGATGTCAAAGGGAGGCGCAGCATGGAGGAAAATGGGGTCCTTTTCCGCAGGCTCATACCCTTTTCCTTTTTTCGTAATCACGTGAATTAAAACAGGTCCTTTGAGTTTTTTTACATTTTCAAGTGTTGGAATAAGATGGTCAAATCGATGTCCATCGATGGGACCCACATAAAGAAACCCGAGTTCTTCAAAAAACAGGCCGGGAACAATTAAACCCTTTGCTGACTCCTCAGCACGCCTGGCCATTTTTAAAAGGGGTTCCCCGATCCGCGGAATTGATTTGAGGAGGGTTTCTGCTTCTTCCTTCACCCTGGTATAAAGTTTACCTGTCAAAATCTTGGTCAGATAAGAAGAAATGGCTCCCACGTTTTTAGAAATGGACATTTCATTATCATTTAAGATAACAATCAAATCTTTTTTGAGAGAACCGGCATGATTTAGGCCTTCATAAGCCATACCGGCGGTCATGGCCCCATCCCCAATCACGGCAACCACTTTATGATTCTCGCCTTTTTGATCCCTTGCCTCTATAAATCCCGCGGCAGCAGACAAAGAGGTGGCGGCATGTCCCGCATTAAAGGTGTCATAAATGCTTTCTTCCCGTTTGGCGAACCCGCTGATTCCTTCAAACTGACGAAGTGTATGAAAATTATCAACGCGCCCGGTCAGGAGTTTATGGGCATAGGTTTGGTTTCCGGTATCCCACACAATTTGGTCTTTAGGGGTATCAAAAAGGTAATGCAACGCAATGGTTAATTCAACCACACCTAAATTGGTAGACAGGTGCCCCCCCGTTTTGGATACCACTTCAATAATTTTATCCCTTATTTCCTGGGCTAAGGGTGGCAAATCCTCGCGACTCATTTTTTTTAGGTCATCCGGACTTTTCACCTTTTCCAAAAATCCCATTTATTCCTCCTTAACAAAAATCTTCAACAGGGAAAAACCCACAATTCCCCCCGCTATCCAACCTCTTTTCCCACTTGGAGGCAGACCGGAATTTAATTGTAAACGGGGAACATGGATATAATCAAACCGAGTATATTAAAACCCCGGTTTAAGCGAAGCCCTATTCTAGTGAAATTATTGCAATTGTCAAGGAAAATCGGCCCTTTAAGATAATATTGGGAGGGGGTAGACCCCAAAAAAATTAAAGGCTTAAGGAAA contains:
- the dxs gene encoding 1-deoxy-D-xylulose-5-phosphate synthase → MGFLEKVKSPDDLKKMSREDLPPLAQEIRDKIIEVVSKTGGHLSTNLGVVELTIALHYLFDTPKDQIVWDTGNQTYAHKLLTGRVDNFHTLRQFEGISGFAKREESIYDTFNAGHAATSLSAAAGFIEARDQKGENHKVVAVIGDGAMTAGMAYEGLNHAGSLKKDLIVILNDNEMSISKNVGAISSYLTKILTGKLYTRVKEEAETLLKSIPRIGEPLLKMARRAEESAKGLIVPGLFFEELGFLYVGPIDGHRFDHLIPTLENVKKLKGPVLIHVITKKGKGYEPAEKDPIFLHAAPPFDIQTGKSKKKSGLPSYTKIFSKAIVDLAKKDKRVVAITAAMAGGTGLDYFEEQIPERFYDVGIAEQHAVTFAAGLAAQGLRPVVAVYSTFLQRAYDQIVHDVCIQNLPVTLCLDRGGMVAEDGTTHHGMLDYSYLRTIPNMVVMAPKDENEMRRMLKTAIERNGPTSLRYPRGSSLGVHLDEEIETLPIGKGELLQDGEDVVLIGIGYTVAPCMEVAQRLEKRGISAAVINARFVKPLDGELLREVLGRVKNVVTVEEHGLMGGFGSAVTEFIVDEGLFDVRVKRIGIPDEFVDQGPQALLRTLYGMDPEKIEENVSRFLKDQKDQVIPGAGGKSRKGQSSGLFSMFKF